The Fusibacter sp. A1 DNA segment CAACCACCTTTTGGAACACTGTATACATCCCAGCCCCCCAAAGAATCCACTGTCCTGAATTTAAGCGGTTCCATCGTGAGAATCTTCTGGTCGCCATAGATGACTTTGTCTGGATGATCCGCATGTGTCACAAAATAGTCAACTTGATTTATTTGAGAAAAACTATCGATGAAAGCAAATGCTTGCTCAGCCTTAAGAACAATACTGACCATGCCCCAATAGTCGCCACTTTTCACAAGCGGCATTCTGATGATAAATCCAACGCCCCCCTGAACAAGGTTCACTGGCCCTGTGAATAGCGTTTCCAGGTTCTCCTTGACCCGGATGACGTCATCTTCCTGCTCTGGAATTTCTGCAAGATTGATCCCGATAATCGCCTCATTTCCCTCAATCGGATAAACCCACATCGCTGTGGTATCCTTGAAAATGCCGACATTTTTTATATCTTCAAGGTGGTCCTTTAAAAGATAGTGCAGATACATATTGATCTGATCATCCGTAAAATCTTCATTCAATTGAATGAATGCGGAGAAACCAGAAAGCAGACTGGTGTTCTCATGTGTGAAATCCTGTACTTCATTAATCAGATTGTGGTAGTGGATAGAAACATCGTACTCGCGATCAGCCTTCAACTGTTCATAGAAACCAAACAGAAGCGCAGACATGACCACAGTCAGTAACAGAAAAGCCGAAACAGCAACAGCATATGCAATTATCTTCTTGCCTTTTGAGTTCATCTGAAGATGTGTCATCTTAGGCCTCCTGAGAATCGTGTCAAATGAATCGCTTCACTATATCTCTCATACCCAAAATATTAAACCAGACACAAACATGCCGTATATAAGTGTCGATCATCTATCTACGGCAAAGTTCTACCGCTTCTTGGTGAGCGGCATCAGTATGTATTTTAGTTCATGGTGTCACTTATGTTCTTAATATTCTTAATGTCCATACCTTCTATGCCCTTCATTTCGGGACATTCCTCTTCACAAGAATAAATTGGTTTGTGTTTAGCTGATTCAAAAGTAATCCAAATGCATTCGAATATCGTTAATTATCCCAGCATCAACCCAATACATATCGTTATGATTGGCTAAATTTGTCGACCTTGTAAAGAAAAGTTGTTTACCATCTGGAGTAAGTCCAGGGAATCTTTCCTGATATTCAGTATTTATACTAGGTCCCATGTTTAACGCTTTAGACCAATCACCATTTTTATTATGAAATGAAATGTAGATGTCACCACAACCCGAACTCCCAGGTCTGTCAGATGAAAACAATAAGAAACTCTCATCTGGGGAGATAAATGGGCACCAGTTAAGAAAACCGTCCAAATTTATTTGCTTAGGAAGTAACTCCGCGCTAATGTATTTGCCATTTACTAATTCAGATTTAAAAATCCCAAATCGCCTTGTTGAATCATACTCGCTGGAGCTTTTTATATAATCTAAAAAATAAATTGTGCCATCCTCAGTAACAGAAGGTGTCCAACTCCCTATTGGTTTTCCTAGTGCAATTGGTTCATCCCATCCAGAATCAGTTTTTAGAACTTTCCAAATTCTCAATTCCATTTCACCATCTACTTTTAAGGGTCTGTTCGACGCAAAGTAAAGCGCCTTTCCATCACAAGAAATAAAAGGATGATCATCATTGTATACTCCTGAAAATCTTGTGATTTGTGGTTCAGACCATTTCCCATTCTCATATACAGAAAAAAATATCGCCCTTGGATGATCCTCCCCTTTAACAGTAGACCAATACATTTCACATCCATCGCTAGTAAAAGTAGGACTACTATGAGCTAATTGCTTGATTAAATCAGGAAGAAATAATTTGGGATTATTATCAACTTTATTCATCTCTAAACACTTCATATACGATCTCCTTAGTTTCATTACTTTCAATCTGCTAGGTACATTTATTGTTTTACTATATTTATCAAATACAATATGGAAAACCTTAATTGAAAAAGCAACTGTCGTATAAGGTAAAAAGGTTCATATAAACTATACAGGTCAAGGTCATTACGGTTTATTTTAAATGCTTGAAAGAATCACCTTCTCTCAAGTCGAGTGACAAGTTCCCATAAGGCAGTTTTATTTCTATCATATTTCAGTAACCTTATGGCTTCTGAGTATGTAACCCATTTGTATTGGCTATGTTCACTTGAAATCTTAAAACTCACATCATCTATCTTTACACCAAAGCAGTATTCAGGGATTACATAAACATCATCTCCCCATAAAAATTCACCGAATATGGATACTGGTATTGAAGTCTTTGTATCAAGTGGTATGTAATCTAATGTTGATGAAATTCCTGCTTCCTCGTAACTTTCTCTTTTTGCGGTATCTAATATACTCTTATCAAAATCTTCACCACCGCCAGCTATCCATTGCCAACAGTTCATATCTGATCTACTAAAAATTGCGAACTTATATTCATCTTCAACCTTGCGATACGGAATCACCAATACTTGGTATGCAGCTCTCATAACTTCTCCTTTTCTGTAACAGCTACTTGCGCCGTTCATTCTCATTCTTTTATTTTGGTTCTACCGTTAACTTGCCTAAATTAAAGATCTTTACAATAACCCATGTTGTAATTTGAGAGCAAAGGACAATAAGTGTCAGTACCAATACATCTAGTTCAGGAAGGTTTAAAAAGCCTCTACCTATACCATAAGCTGCATTGGGGTTGAACAGATAGGCTAATCCGTAGTAGAGGATGACACATAAAAAGATGTATCTGGCTTTGATTTCACGAAACATCATAAAAATCAGAGTTACGAGTATCGATGAAATCCCTATTGTAAGGTTGATTCTTAAACTGTCTGACGAACCTATCTGTAGGAACAGCGGAACAATGAAAAATTGAACCATGTAGGTCGTTAGAATCATTGCTATGCTATTTAGTAGACTCACAGTAAGCTCCATTCTCTCTTGGTTGCATGTCTAGTTGAATGGCTTAAAATCATTGTCAGCGATTATATTCAAAACAACTCTTAACTGAGCAAATTTCATAATAGGTCACAAGGGATATTGCATATTCTTTTACATTGTTTTGTTTCTTTTCCGTTAAGTCACTTCTTTTAACCCAAGTTGGTGAAAGTTTACTTAATGGATATTCTGTTAAACTCGTTTAATCCCCTGTAACCACATTCAAATCAATGCTTTGAGACTACTTCCATTTTCCAATCAACTCCACCCAAGAGTTTTCATATTATATCCATCACATACTGTGATAGTGCTCCGTTTCTATTATTATAATGCACAAATCGTAATACTCAAACTGAATTCAAGAAATATACGGCCAATCCAATGCTGCCTTATGAAACAGCACAAATGAACTAACTACATATAAAAAGATCCATCGCATTCACAATGGATCAAAATTACTTTCATCTACTAAATGATCTCTATAACTTCCTCCCCCTAAAATCCCCACCAGCAATCCGAATGAGCTGATCAGCCACATCCGAATACCTCAGTTCCAGTGAATGATCCTCGAATCCGGCGCAGTGTGGTGTCATGACCACATTGTCAAAGGACTCAATCGGATGCTTGGATGGCATGACGATCTTCCTGTCCTTCGAAGGATACTGGAACCACACGTCTGATCCAAAGCCTTTCAAATCTCCTGATTTGAGCGATTCATAAAGGGCATCCTCATCGATGATCTGCCCCCTGCCGATATTAATAAGCACCTTTTTCTTTAGGGCTGCAAACATGGTCTCGTCAATACGACCATTGGTTTCATCCGTCAGCGGCACCGCGATAACGAAGACATCGGACCACACGGCAAGCTCTTCCAGTCTTTTGAAAACATGCACATCATGAGGTCTTCTGTTCCTGTAATCAAGCACGCCAACCTCTATTCCAAATGGCTTCATCAGCCTGTGTATCTCCTTGCCTATAATACCGTATCCATAAATCGCCACACGCTTATTCGACAGGCTTGTCCAGCTGACGCGATCCGGCTCGGTCCTTTTGCTCCAGTCACCCTTCATCAGATTATTATTATAGAACACGAGCTTCCCCAGAACTGCAAGGGTCAGCGCCAGTGCCCTTTCCGCCACAAAATGGCTGTGTGCCGTGGAGTTGAATATCATAATGCCCTTTGACTGCATAGGAGCAGTATCAAGACCGTTCAGTCCTGTGTAAGGCACTATGACCGCCCGAACATTTGGAAAGACCTCAAGCATTGCCTTGTTGAACTCTCCCGTAATGAGGGCCTGAACCTTTGAATGGACGCCCAAGTCCTTGTCCGCCAGGCGGAACTCAATGTTCGCCTTGTTGAACTCCCGTTCTTTGTTTGTTGTAATGTATTTATAAACCTTGTCGTATATGGTTGCTGCGTAGTACATATCCATCTCCCGTTCAGTCACTGACTCCATTACCCTTGCTTTGGCATGGTTCATTTTTTATTATAGATCTTTATTGTAGGTCTCTATCAATATTTTATTTTAGACTTTCATCTTAGCTCTTTCTATTCGATGAAAAAAGTTCTATCTCCTTCTAATTGGGTATGAAACATATAAGTACCACAAATATATTGATATGGGGAGGGATTCTTATTTTTATTTGGAACGAATCATTCGAACTTGGCATACCCGAGCTGGACAAACAACATAAGCACCTGTTTGAAGTAGGATCAAATCTTCATGAGCTTATTGATCGTGTTGACTATGAAGACGTTTATGATGATATAATCAGCCATGTGGAAGAACTTAAAGAGTACACCATTTTCCACTTCAACTCTGAGGAAGCATTTTTTGATACTTACGGCTATTCGGGTTCTAACATGCACAAGGTAGAGCACCAGCAGTTCATTGACTATCTTGACGGGATCGATCTTTCGCAGGTTGATGCAAATCAGCAGGAAGCACTCCTTGACCTGGTTAAATTCATTGCCAAATGGATCTTCAAGCATATCAATGACTCAGATTCAAAATATGCATTTGAGATCAAGCAAAAGCAGAACAGTAATTAGTGTTTTGCTGCACATAATATACAAATGTTAAAAGCGCTAGATTTTCTAGCGCTTTTAGTTTTGCCTTTACAGTCTTCCCGCCAACTGCACCATGTCTCTAACAACTTCTTTGACGTTGACATAGCCCGTTTCCTTTTTCAGCAGGCTATTCAGCTTGACTTCAACATCCGGAGTAAACTCAAAGTTCGGCGATACGCGTTCTACAATATTCATTGCAAGGCTTAACGATGCGTCAACCTCGGGAACATTGAATCCCTGTTTCTTATGACTTTTCAACACCTTTTTAAAGGATACGACAAACTTGCCTGACTGGGCAATCATCTCCCCGGCGCTCGCAGAGTTGTTCACCTTGTTCCAGTAAACGGCACCATAGCCAGCTCCGTCATTCAGCTTCTTATTACCAGCGTACACGCTCAGTATTTCAGGATCAACATTGACATACCTGTAAACGCCATCCTTGCCCTTGTGCATTTTTTGCGTTGCAAAACCGCCAAATGCTTCATCGCCATGACGGGTCATTCCAACCTGCTGACATTCGTCCGCATTGTAGCCCGTATTCTCCTTGAACCAGGATTTTGCCTGATCAGCCCAGTGTCTCGCACTGACTTCAAGAACAGCTCCACGATCGTCCTTATACACCACTCGGAAGTCATCATCCTGACTGAATTTTGAGTTGCTCATGCTTACGACATCAATGTCCTTGCCTTCCCAAGGAACGTTTTTCATTTTCTTCATTTCGGAAACCAGGAAATCTTTTCGCTTTGTCTTCAGTTTTGAGTAAGTCTCCATGAAGGCTTTCTGGTACTTCGCGTCCAC contains these protein-coding regions:
- a CDS encoding PD40 domain-containing protein; translation: MKCLEMNKVDNNPKLFLPDLIKQLAHSSPTFTSDGCEMYWSTVKGEDHPRAIFFSVYENGKWSEPQITRFSGVYNDDHPFISCDGKALYFASNRPLKVDGEMELRIWKVLKTDSGWDEPIALGKPIGSWTPSVTEDGTIYFLDYIKSSSEYDSTRRFGIFKSELVNGKYISAELLPKQINLDGFLNWCPFISPDESFLLFSSDRPGSSGCGDIYISFHNKNGDWSKALNMGPSINTEYQERFPGLTPDGKQLFFTRSTNLANHNDMYWVDAGIINDIRMHLDYF
- a CDS encoding NUDIX pyrophosphatase, whose translation is MRAAYQVLVIPYRKVEDEYKFAIFSRSDMNCWQWIAGGGEDFDKSILDTAKRESYEEAGISSTLDYIPLDTKTSIPVSIFGEFLWGDDVYVIPEYCFGVKIDDVSFKISSEHSQYKWVTYSEAIRLLKYDRNKTALWELVTRLERR
- a CDS encoding NAD(P)-dependent oxidoreductase; its protein translation is MYYAATIYDKVYKYITTNKEREFNKANIEFRLADKDLGVHSKVQALITGEFNKAMLEVFPNVRAVIVPYTGLNGLDTAPMQSKGIMIFNSTAHSHFVAERALALTLAVLGKLVFYNNNLMKGDWSKRTEPDRVSWTSLSNKRVAIYGYGIIGKEIHRLMKPFGIEVGVLDYRNRRPHDVHVFKRLEELAVWSDVFVIAVPLTDETNGRIDETMFAALKKKVLINIGRGQIIDEDALYESLKSGDLKGFGSDVWFQYPSKDRKIVMPSKHPIESFDNVVMTPHCAGFEDHSLELRYSDVADQLIRIAGGDFRGRKL
- a CDS encoding bacteriohemerythrin, which translates into the protein MKHISTTNILIWGGILIFIWNESFELGIPELDKQHKHLFEVGSNLHELIDRVDYEDVYDDIISHVEELKEYTIFHFNSEEAFFDTYGYSGSNMHKVEHQQFIDYLDGIDLSQVDANQQEALLDLVKFIAKWIFKHINDSDSKYAFEIKQKQNSN